The proteins below come from a single Strix uralensis isolate ZFMK-TIS-50842 chromosome 8, bStrUra1, whole genome shotgun sequence genomic window:
- the FRRS1 gene encoding ferric-chelate reductase 1 isoform X2, giving the protein MELPGLAFAVWMFICFYASVDGYPSGKVREACTSMIPCHGSSPQLLPEHTITVNRTEFKPGDNIEVHLSGPDFEGFFIQARDAEHLDSPAVGSFMLVDRRLSQLLTCGRTKNSAVSHTNKAKKKHIKVYWIAPGNAPKRVQFLATVVKKYKTFWVKIPGPIVSQPNVPSPTTPLHATSEAMSTSHLISYLSKPFNASGCGSMKFCIRNPSNCDPESASCFFLSFQQEKSSVFIEMSGPSEGYLAFALSHDQWMGGDDAYLCVNEDHHVYVSTAYLKGRSPPVLYSENALEDVSWRLVDGVLQCSFRRSIRLPAYKGRFNLDGSYYIFLADGEASEGGLIYKHRRQPLITNGMYNVTGLPQDIGGSRSPRLLKAHGALMFVAWITAVSIGVIVARFFKPVWSHSFLFGKEMWFQVHRILMLTAVMLTSISFVLPFIYRGGWSQQAGFHPYLGCTVMALTIFQPLMAGFRPSRHAPRRQLFNWSHWSAGTTARILAVVTMFLGMDLPALDLPDPWDTYTMIGFVAWHVGTDVLLEIHSYCLVRKVEVIEDDRVQILQSLTSAEAEGRLFKQIVLTIYVCGNIVFLFAFLAAINQI; this is encoded by the exons ATGGAGCTGCCTGGCCTTGCTTTTGCTGTTTGGATGTTTATTTGCTTCTATGCATCTGTGGATGGCTATCCAAGCGGAAAAGTAAGAGAAGCCTGCACTAGTATGATACCTTGTCATGGTAGCTCTCCACAACTGTTACCTGAGCACACCATTACTGTGAATAGGACTGAATTTAAACCAGGGGACAACATAGAAG ttCACCTGTCTGGACCAGATTTTGAAGGATTTTTCATTCAAGCCCGGGATGCAGAACACCTGGATAGCCCTGCAGTTGGTTCCTTCATGTTAGTTGACCGGAGACTTTCTCAGCTTCTGACATGTGGCCGTACCAAG aaTTCAGCTGTCAGTcacacaaataaagcaaaaaagaaacacataaaaGTTTATTGGATTGCTCCTGGAAATGCACCAAAACGTGTACAGTTTCT AGCCACAGTTGTAAAGAAATACAAGACTTTCTGGGTGAAGATTCCTGGTCCCATTGTTTCTCAGCCTAATGTACCATCCCCAACAACACCCTTGCATGCAACATCAGAGGCTATGTCAACTTCACACCTGATTTCCTACTTATCAAAGCCA TTTAATGCATCAGGTTGTGGAAGTATGAAGTTCTGCATTAGGAACCCTTCAAACTGTGATCCTGAAAGtgcttcctgtttttttctgtccttccaaCAAGAGAAGAGTTCAGTATTTATTGAAATGAGTGGTCCAAGTGAAGGATATTTAGCATTTGCATTGTCCCATGACCAGTGGATG GGTGGTGATGATGCATATCTGTGTGTTAATGAGGACCACCATGTTTACGTAAGCACTGCCTATCTGAAGGGGCGAAGTCCTCCTGTTTTGTATTCAGAG AATGCCCTTGAAGATGTGTCATGGAGGCTTGTGGATGGTGTTCTTCAGTGTTCTTTCAGAAGGAGTATTCGTCTTCCTGCTTACAAAGGGAGATTTAATCTGGATGGCAGTTACTACATCTTTCTGGCAGATGGGGAAGCTAGTGAAG GTGGACTAATATATAAGCATCGTCGTCAGCCTCTGATCACCAATGGAATGTACAATGTCACAGGCCTTCCTCAGGATATTGGAGGTTCCCGGTCCCCTCGACTTCTCAAGGCTCATG gAGCACTAATGTTTGTTGCTTGGATTACTGCAGTTAGTATTGGTGTTATTGTTGCACGATTCTTCAAACCTGTCTGGTCTCATTCATTCTTGTTTGGAAAGGAGATGTGGTTTCAG GTGCATCGTATACTTATGTTGACCGCAGTCATGCTTACGAGCATTTCTTTTGTGTTACCTTTTATATATCGAGGAGGCTGGAGCCAA CAAGCAGGTTTTCATCCCTATCTCGGCTGTACTGTGATGGCTCTGACAATCTTTCAACCACTTATGGCAGGTTTCAGACCATCTCGTCATGCGCCAAG GAGGCAATTGTTTAACTGGTCTCACTGGAGTGCTGGTACAACAGCTAGAATACTAGCTG TGGTGACTATGTTCTTGGGAATGGATCTACCAGCACTTGACCTACCAGACCCATGGGACACTTACACAATGATTGGTTTTGTAGCTTGGCATGTTGGTACTGATGTTCTTCTGGAAATACACAGCTACTGTCTCGTACGTAAAG TTGAAGTCATAGAGGATGACAGAGTACAGATACTGCAGTCACTCACATCTGCAGAAGCAGAA GGTCGTCTGTTTAAACAGATTGTGTTAACCATCTATGTCTGTGGAAATATAGTATTCCTCTTTGCCTTCCTGGCAGCAATCAAccaaatatga
- the FRRS1 gene encoding ferric-chelate reductase 1 isoform X1 yields MQPYLFWQQLVLMISLMELPGLAFAVWMFICFYASVDGYPSGKVREACTSMIPCHGSSPQLLPEHTITVNRTEFKPGDNIEVHLSGPDFEGFFIQARDAEHLDSPAVGSFMLVDRRLSQLLTCGRTKNSAVSHTNKAKKKHIKVYWIAPGNAPKRVQFLATVVKKYKTFWVKIPGPIVSQPNVPSPTTPLHATSEAMSTSHLISYLSKPFNASGCGSMKFCIRNPSNCDPESASCFFLSFQQEKSSVFIEMSGPSEGYLAFALSHDQWMGGDDAYLCVNEDHHVYVSTAYLKGRSPPVLYSENALEDVSWRLVDGVLQCSFRRSIRLPAYKGRFNLDGSYYIFLADGEASEGGLIYKHRRQPLITNGMYNVTGLPQDIGGSRSPRLLKAHGALMFVAWITAVSIGVIVARFFKPVWSHSFLFGKEMWFQVHRILMLTAVMLTSISFVLPFIYRGGWSQQAGFHPYLGCTVMALTIFQPLMAGFRPSRHAPRRQLFNWSHWSAGTTARILAVVTMFLGMDLPALDLPDPWDTYTMIGFVAWHVGTDVLLEIHSYCLVRKVEVIEDDRVQILQSLTSAEAEGRLFKQIVLTIYVCGNIVFLFAFLAAINQI; encoded by the exons ATGCAGCCTTACCTCTTCTGGCAGCAACTTGTTTTGATGATTTCACTG ATGGAGCTGCCTGGCCTTGCTTTTGCTGTTTGGATGTTTATTTGCTTCTATGCATCTGTGGATGGCTATCCAAGCGGAAAAGTAAGAGAAGCCTGCACTAGTATGATACCTTGTCATGGTAGCTCTCCACAACTGTTACCTGAGCACACCATTACTGTGAATAGGACTGAATTTAAACCAGGGGACAACATAGAAG ttCACCTGTCTGGACCAGATTTTGAAGGATTTTTCATTCAAGCCCGGGATGCAGAACACCTGGATAGCCCTGCAGTTGGTTCCTTCATGTTAGTTGACCGGAGACTTTCTCAGCTTCTGACATGTGGCCGTACCAAG aaTTCAGCTGTCAGTcacacaaataaagcaaaaaagaaacacataaaaGTTTATTGGATTGCTCCTGGAAATGCACCAAAACGTGTACAGTTTCT AGCCACAGTTGTAAAGAAATACAAGACTTTCTGGGTGAAGATTCCTGGTCCCATTGTTTCTCAGCCTAATGTACCATCCCCAACAACACCCTTGCATGCAACATCAGAGGCTATGTCAACTTCACACCTGATTTCCTACTTATCAAAGCCA TTTAATGCATCAGGTTGTGGAAGTATGAAGTTCTGCATTAGGAACCCTTCAAACTGTGATCCTGAAAGtgcttcctgtttttttctgtccttccaaCAAGAGAAGAGTTCAGTATTTATTGAAATGAGTGGTCCAAGTGAAGGATATTTAGCATTTGCATTGTCCCATGACCAGTGGATG GGTGGTGATGATGCATATCTGTGTGTTAATGAGGACCACCATGTTTACGTAAGCACTGCCTATCTGAAGGGGCGAAGTCCTCCTGTTTTGTATTCAGAG AATGCCCTTGAAGATGTGTCATGGAGGCTTGTGGATGGTGTTCTTCAGTGTTCTTTCAGAAGGAGTATTCGTCTTCCTGCTTACAAAGGGAGATTTAATCTGGATGGCAGTTACTACATCTTTCTGGCAGATGGGGAAGCTAGTGAAG GTGGACTAATATATAAGCATCGTCGTCAGCCTCTGATCACCAATGGAATGTACAATGTCACAGGCCTTCCTCAGGATATTGGAGGTTCCCGGTCCCCTCGACTTCTCAAGGCTCATG gAGCACTAATGTTTGTTGCTTGGATTACTGCAGTTAGTATTGGTGTTATTGTTGCACGATTCTTCAAACCTGTCTGGTCTCATTCATTCTTGTTTGGAAAGGAGATGTGGTTTCAG GTGCATCGTATACTTATGTTGACCGCAGTCATGCTTACGAGCATTTCTTTTGTGTTACCTTTTATATATCGAGGAGGCTGGAGCCAA CAAGCAGGTTTTCATCCCTATCTCGGCTGTACTGTGATGGCTCTGACAATCTTTCAACCACTTATGGCAGGTTTCAGACCATCTCGTCATGCGCCAAG GAGGCAATTGTTTAACTGGTCTCACTGGAGTGCTGGTACAACAGCTAGAATACTAGCTG TGGTGACTATGTTCTTGGGAATGGATCTACCAGCACTTGACCTACCAGACCCATGGGACACTTACACAATGATTGGTTTTGTAGCTTGGCATGTTGGTACTGATGTTCTTCTGGAAATACACAGCTACTGTCTCGTACGTAAAG TTGAAGTCATAGAGGATGACAGAGTACAGATACTGCAGTCACTCACATCTGCAGAAGCAGAA GGTCGTCTGTTTAAACAGATTGTGTTAACCATCTATGTCTGTGGAAATATAGTATTCCTCTTTGCCTTCCTGGCAGCAATCAAccaaatatga